Proteins encoded by one window of Flavobacterium sp. N502540:
- a CDS encoding rhomboid family intramembrane serine protease, whose translation MNNMTPVVKQLLIINIIFFIGAQLVPVSEQFFALFFPESDFFKLWQPITHMFMHGGILHIAFNMFAMVSFGSALEHFWGGKKFIFFYISCGLGAALLQIGVNYLQFQAALEPVRSLGLSDATLHQILNVNFSDGTSFRSDMFLDQIKPILEGVGKTNLTEEGFKGLFNASVITQVPMVGASGAIYGLLVAFAFMFPNAELALMFIPIPIKAKYFVPGILAIDLFLGFKGDSIFGGGGTGVAHFAHIGGAVIGYFMMWYWKKNQFNNNRWN comes from the coding sequence ATGAACAACATGACTCCTGTCGTAAAACAACTGCTTATAATTAATATCATATTTTTTATAGGTGCTCAGTTAGTGCCTGTTTCCGAGCAGTTTTTCGCATTATTTTTTCCGGAAAGCGATTTTTTTAAGCTTTGGCAGCCTATAACACACATGTTTATGCACGGTGGTATTTTACATATTGCTTTTAATATGTTTGCGATGGTTTCTTTCGGATCGGCCTTGGAACATTTCTGGGGAGGAAAGAAGTTTATTTTCTTTTACATCTCATGTGGATTAGGTGCCGCTTTATTACAAATAGGGGTAAATTATTTGCAATTCCAGGCAGCTTTAGAGCCGGTAAGAAGCTTAGGGTTATCAGATGCGACATTACATCAGATCTTAAATGTAAATTTTAGTGACGGGACGAGTTTTAGATCCGATATGTTTTTAGATCAAATTAAGCCAATATTGGAAGGGGTTGGAAAGACTAATCTTACTGAAGAAGGGTTTAAAGGATTATTTAATGCTTCTGTAATTACTCAGGTACCAATGGTAGGAGCTTCGGGAGCTATTTACGGACTTTTGGTGGCTTTTGCTTTTATGTTTCCAAATGCTGAGCTTGCATTGATGTTTATACCAATTCCGATTAAGGCGAAATATTTTGTACCCGGAATTTTAGCCATTGATTTGTTTTTAGGTTTCAAAGGAGATTCTATATTCGGAGGAGGAGGTACAGGGGTCGCTCACTTCGCTCATATTGGAGGT
- the mutL gene encoding DNA mismatch repair endonuclease MutL produces MSSIIQLLPDHVANQIAAGEVVQRPASVVKELLENAVDAKATDIKLIIKDAGKSLVQVIDNGMGMSVTDARLCFARHATSKIRQAEDLFSLHTKGFRGEALASIAAIAHMEMKTKQDQEELGTHIVIEGSKFVSQEEAVLPKGTSFAVKNLFFNIPARRNFLKSDTVEFRHVMDEFQRVAMAHPNIHFTFYHNGSELYNLPAAGYRQRIVGIMSGKTNEKLVPVSEDTEIINVQGFVCKPEFAKKSRGEQFFFVNDRFIKSGYLHHAVMAAYDGLLKDGSQPSYFLYLKVPPNTIDINIHPTKTEIKFDDEQALYAILRASIKHSLGQFNVAPVLDFERDANLDTPYHYKDLEAETPTIQVDGTFNPFTDDKTNQHYAKSGSGSGFSSGSGFSSGSGSGSNSGSGSSYSSGANSYSGYSKRVEPTASWESLYTGLETESIESSPFTFENEEVTSSLFNDNEIEQASQGTYQIHKKYIVSPIKSGMVIVDQQRAHQRILYEQFLLNMTVNQASSQQLLFPLNLFYSSAEMKLIEELKPSLETTGFVFDEAQTDHIVISGIPVNITESEVSLVIEQLLSDLQDGIPANSYSQNDTIAKSMAKSLAVKTGSYLTEKEQDNLVNGLFACKDPNISPFQKPTFITMRVEDIDKKFAL; encoded by the coding sequence ATGTCGAGTATCATTCAATTACTTCCTGATCACGTTGCGAATCAAATTGCTGCCGGAGAGGTAGTTCAAAGACCTGCTTCGGTTGTAAAAGAGCTGTTAGAAAATGCTGTTGATGCGAAAGCAACTGACATTAAATTGATTATTAAAGATGCCGGAAAATCATTAGTTCAGGTTATCGATAATGGAATGGGGATGAGTGTAACTGATGCACGTTTGTGTTTTGCACGTCACGCTACTTCAAAAATACGCCAGGCCGAAGATCTTTTTTCGCTTCATACTAAAGGATTTCGTGGAGAAGCATTGGCTTCTATTGCTGCGATTGCGCACATGGAGATGAAAACGAAACAGGATCAGGAAGAACTGGGGACGCATATTGTAATCGAAGGAAGTAAATTTGTGTCGCAGGAAGAAGCTGTTTTGCCTAAGGGAACTTCTTTTGCGGTTAAAAATTTATTTTTTAATATTCCTGCACGCCGTAATTTCTTAAAATCGGATACGGTGGAATTTCGTCATGTTATGGATGAGTTTCAGCGTGTGGCAATGGCGCATCCTAATATTCATTTTACTTTTTACCACAATGGAAGCGAATTGTATAATTTGCCTGCGGCAGGTTATCGTCAGCGAATTGTGGGAATCATGTCCGGAAAAACCAATGAAAAATTAGTTCCGGTCAGTGAAGATACAGAGATTATTAACGTTCAGGGATTTGTTTGCAAGCCAGAGTTTGCAAAGAAAAGCAGAGGAGAGCAATTCTTTTTTGTAAACGATCGTTTCATTAAAAGCGGGTATCTGCATCATGCAGTAATGGCGGCTTATGACGGACTTTTGAAAGACGGTTCGCAGCCAAGTTACTTTTTATATTTGAAAGTTCCGCCCAATACGATTGATATCAATATTCATCCTACCAAAACAGAAATTAAGTTTGATGATGAGCAGGCCTTGTACGCTATTTTAAGAGCCTCTATAAAACACAGTTTGGGACAGTTTAATGTCGCGCCTGTTTTAGATTTTGAACGTGACGCGAATTTAGATACTCCGTACCATTATAAAGATTTAGAAGCCGAAACGCCAACGATTCAGGTTGACGGGACTTTTAATCCGTTTACAGATGATAAAACCAATCAGCATTATGCCAAATCGGGCTCAGGTTCCGGTTTTAGTTCCGGTTCTGGTTTTAGCTCAGGATCTGGCTCGGGTTCCAATTCAGGTTCAGGCTCAAGTTATAGCTCAGGAGCAAATTCTTATTCCGGTTATTCTAAAAGAGTCGAGCCAACGGCAAGCTGGGAAAGTTTGTATACCGGTTTGGAGACAGAAAGTATCGAAAGTTCACCGTTTACCTTCGAAAACGAAGAAGTGACCTCCTCCTTATTTAACGATAATGAAATTGAACAAGCGAGTCAGGGAACGTATCAGATTCATAAAAAATATATAGTCTCGCCAATTAAATCCGGAATGGTGATTGTCGATCAGCAAAGAGCACATCAGCGTATTTTGTACGAGCAGTTTTTGTTGAATATGACAGTCAATCAGGCTTCCAGTCAGCAATTATTGTTTCCGTTGAATTTATTTTATTCTTCGGCCGAAATGAAACTGATTGAAGAATTGAAACCTTCTTTAGAAACAACCGGTTTCGTTTTTGATGAAGCTCAGACCGATCATATTGTGATTTCGGGAATTCCGGTAAATATTACCGAAAGTGAAGTCTCTCTGGTTATCGAACAATTATTAAGTGATTTACAAGATGGAATTCCGGCCAACAGTTACAGTCAGAATGATACCATTGCCAAGTCGATGGCTAAAAGTTTAGCGGTTAAAACCGGATCCTATTTAACCGAAAAAGAACAGGACAATCTGGTCAACGGATTATTTGCCTGTAAAGATCCAAACATTTCACCTTTTCAAAAACCTACCTTCATCACCATGCGTGTAGAAGATATAGATAAAAAGTTTGCCTTATGA
- the ribH gene encoding 6,7-dimethyl-8-ribityllumazine synthase yields the protein MATQNKNLSEYDKNTIPNAKDFRFGIVVSEWNEKVTEGLYNGAFDALTDCEVPAHQIIRWNVPGSFELVYGAKKMLQTQNVDAVIVIGCVIQGETKHFDFVCEGVTQGIKDLNVQTDIPVIFCVLTDNNMQQSIDRSGGIHGNKGTEAAIAAIKMAYIRQQASMSHPFNQPLLSSGALQIEDKPRKIENE from the coding sequence ATGGCTACTCAAAATAAAAATTTATCAGAATACGATAAAAACACAATCCCAAATGCGAAAGATTTTCGATTTGGGATTGTTGTTTCTGAATGGAATGAAAAGGTTACAGAAGGACTTTATAATGGCGCTTTTGACGCTCTAACAGATTGTGAAGTTCCGGCTCATCAAATTATCCGCTGGAATGTTCCAGGGAGTTTTGAGCTTGTTTATGGTGCCAAGAAAATGCTGCAAACGCAAAACGTTGATGCGGTAATTGTAATTGGATGTGTGATTCAGGGAGAAACAAAACACTTTGATTTTGTATGTGAAGGTGTTACTCAGGGCATAAAAGATTTGAATGTTCAGACTGATATTCCGGTTATTTTTTGTGTTTTAACAGACAATAACATGCAGCAGTCAATTGACAGAAGTGGAGGAATTCACGGAAACAAAGGAACTGAAGCCGCAATCGCAGCAATTAAAATGGCTTATATTCGCCAACAGGCTTCTATGTCACACCCGTTCAATCAGCCATTGTTGTCTTCAGGAGCACTTCAGATCGAAGATAAGCCAAGAAAAATTGAGAACGAATAA
- a CDS encoding tetratricopeptide repeat protein, translating to MATYNKRGYKAPKEKEVKEVNEETQVVIDEKDSTTAGVFSKLDETASKTEDWVAKNQKIIIGLVAGIAIATIGYLAYQKFVENPKQDEAASEMFVAQQNFEKATNGVASDSLYKLALNGSEGKFGFVKIADEYSGTDAGNLANYYAGIASLNIGKYDDAIKYLGEFKSKEAIVGALAIGAIGDAYSQKNQQKEALDYYVKAAESNKNDFTTPRFLLKAGKTALALGQKEDALKYLTDIKDNYDATPEAAAVDVLIGLAQ from the coding sequence ATGGCAACTTACAATAAAAGAGGATATAAAGCACCAAAAGAGAAAGAAGTTAAAGAAGTAAATGAGGAAACACAGGTAGTTATTGACGAGAAAGACAGTACAACAGCAGGTGTTTTTTCAAAGTTAGATGAAACTGCTTCAAAAACTGAGGATTGGGTAGCTAAAAATCAAAAAATCATTATTGGTTTAGTTGCTGGTATTGCAATTGCTACTATAGGATATTTAGCGTATCAGAAATTTGTTGAAAATCCTAAGCAGGATGAGGCTGCAAGCGAAATGTTTGTTGCTCAGCAAAACTTCGAAAAAGCGACTAATGGTGTAGCAAGTGATTCTCTGTACAAATTGGCTTTAAATGGTTCTGAAGGTAAATTCGGTTTCGTTAAAATTGCTGACGAATATTCAGGAACTGATGCCGGAAATTTAGCGAACTATTATGCAGGTATTGCTTCTTTGAACATTGGTAAATACGATGATGCGATTAAATATTTAGGAGAATTTAAATCAAAAGAAGCTATTGTTGGAGCTTTGGCAATTGGTGCTATTGGAGATGCTTATTCTCAAAAGAACCAACAAAAAGAAGCTTTAGACTATTACGTGAAAGCAGCTGAATCTAATAAAAATGATTTCACTACTCCTCGTTTCTTGTTAAAAGCAGGTAAAACAGCTTTGGCTTTAGGTCAAAAAGAAGACGCTTTGAAGTACTTAACAGATATCAAAGACAACTACGACGCGACTCCGGAAGCTGCTGCTGTTGATGTATTGATCGGATTAGCACAATAA
- the recF gene encoding DNA replication/repair protein RecF (All proteins in this family for which functions are known are DNA-binding proteins that assist the filamentation of RecA onto DNA for the initiation of recombination or recombinational repair.), producing MYLNKISLFNYKNFTEINFDFDRKINCFVGKNGIGKTNVLDAIYHLAYGKSYFNPLAVQNIKHGEEFFVIDAELEKNDRTEQIVCSLKKGQKKVLKRNGKAYDKFSDHIGFIPLVIISPADRDLIVEGSETRRKFMDSVISQLDSTYLHQLIQYQKVIVQRNALLKYFALNHTFDNDTLSIYNEQLNTFGQSIFEKRKDFLEQFIPIFNVHHQAITGSEETVQLVYESHLFEKDLLALLKENINKDRALQYTSVGIHKDDLSFEIDSHPIKKFGSQGQQKSFLIALKLAQFEFLKKQSGVKPLLLFDDIFDKLDETRVAKIIEMVNSETFGQLFISDTHPERTEAIVKSTHQSYKIFKLDNYTN from the coding sequence ATGTATTTAAACAAAATTTCTTTATTCAATTATAAAAACTTCACCGAAATCAATTTCGATTTCGACCGCAAGATCAATTGTTTTGTCGGCAAAAACGGAATTGGAAAAACCAATGTGCTTGATGCGATTTATCATCTGGCCTACGGGAAAAGTTACTTCAACCCTTTGGCCGTTCAAAATATCAAACACGGAGAAGAGTTTTTTGTAATTGATGCCGAATTAGAAAAAAACGACAGGACCGAACAGATTGTCTGCAGTTTAAAAAAAGGGCAGAAAAAAGTTTTAAAAAGAAACGGCAAAGCTTACGATAAATTCTCCGATCATATCGGGTTTATTCCGCTGGTTATTATCTCTCCGGCCGACCGTGATTTAATTGTAGAAGGAAGCGAAACGCGTCGTAAGTTTATGGACAGTGTGATTTCGCAACTGGATTCAACTTACTTGCATCAGCTCATCCAATATCAGAAAGTAATTGTACAACGCAATGCACTGCTGAAATATTTTGCACTGAACCATACTTTTGACAATGATACTTTATCCATATACAACGAACAGCTGAATACTTTTGGTCAATCGATATTCGAAAAACGAAAAGATTTCCTGGAACAATTTATACCTATATTTAATGTACACCATCAAGCCATAACCGGATCGGAAGAAACCGTACAATTGGTTTACGAAAGTCATTTGTTCGAAAAAGACTTATTGGCTCTGCTTAAGGAGAACATCAACAAAGACCGGGCATTACAATACACAAGCGTAGGCATCCACAAAGATGACCTCTCCTTTGAAATTGATTCACATCCCATTAAAAAGTTTGGATCTCAAGGGCAGCAAAAATCTTTTCTGATTGCTTTGAAACTGGCTCAATTTGAGTTTTTAAAAAAACAAAGTGGCGTAAAACCTCTGCTGTTGTTTGATGATATTTTTGATAAATTAGATGAAACCCGTGTGGCTAAAATTATCGAAATGGTTAACAGCGAAACTTTCGGACAGCTTTTTATTTCAGACACGCATCCTGAACGTACCGAAGCTATTGTAAAATCGACGCATCAGAGTTACAAAATATTTAAATTAGACAATTATACCAATTAG
- a CDS encoding thioredoxin domain-containing protein, with amino-acid sequence MKFSKILFLILSVVFISCNEKKSGIIEEITPKDFAEKIKTTENAQILDVRTPEEFESNHIDNAVNVNWNGDDFETKVAAYDKSKPVFVYCLSGGRSKKAAAKLNELGFTTIYELEGGIMKWNAEGFSKPSTANAGMTIDEFNNLLKTDKKVLVDFYAEWCGPCKLMEPYLLKMQKEMADKVVIIRIDVDKNETLATQMKIEQLPTLILYENKAEKWKNIGLIKEKDLKKQLQ; translated from the coding sequence ATGAAGTTCTCTAAAATTCTATTCCTTATACTTTCGGTCGTATTCATTTCCTGCAACGAAAAAAAATCCGGCATTATTGAAGAAATTACTCCGAAGGATTTTGCTGAAAAAATTAAAACAACCGAAAACGCTCAAATATTGGATGTTCGAACTCCGGAAGAATTTGAATCCAATCATATTGACAATGCGGTAAATGTTAACTGGAACGGTGATGATTTTGAGACCAAAGTCGCGGCTTACGACAAATCGAAACCTGTTTTTGTTTATTGTTTAAGTGGCGGAAGAAGTAAAAAAGCAGCTGCAAAACTTAACGAATTGGGCTTTACCACCATCTATGAATTAGAAGGCGGTATCATGAAATGGAATGCAGAAGGATTTTCCAAACCTTCAACAGCTAACGCAGGAATGACCATCGATGAATTTAACAATTTGCTAAAGACAGATAAAAAAGTTCTGGTAGATTTTTATGCGGAATGGTGTGGTCCCTGCAAACTAATGGAACCATATCTTTTGAAAATGCAAAAAGAAATGGCGGACAAAGTGGTTATCATTCGTATTGATGTGGACAAAAACGAAACTTTAGCAACTCAGATGAAAATCGAACAGCTTCCTACTCTGATTTTGTACGAAAACAAAGCCGAAAAATGGAAAAACATCGGCCTCATCAAAGAAAAAGACTTAAAAAAACAACTGCAATAA
- a CDS encoding DUF2461 domain-containing protein, which translates to MLTKESLQFLDDLKKNNNRDWFLDNKKRYEVFKKDYHQLVSDLLDAMKPLDPALELLEVKNCTFRINRDIRFSKDKSPYKAHLGIWMSSAVKGLNRAGYYVHIEKGASFIAGGFYSPEAEDLKKIRKEIAFFHEDLEAILGDKNFKKEFGSLDVNESNALKNPPRGYEKDHPAIAFLKLKSFTATQKYDIDEVTQKNFVSKMSQKLIALKPLNEFFNRALDIEEF; encoded by the coding sequence ATGTTAACGAAAGAATCATTGCAATTTTTAGACGATTTAAAGAAGAACAACAATCGGGATTGGTTTCTGGACAACAAGAAACGATATGAAGTTTTCAAAAAAGATTATCACCAATTAGTTAGTGATTTACTGGATGCGATGAAACCTCTGGATCCGGCACTGGAACTATTAGAAGTTAAAAACTGTACTTTCAGGATTAATCGTGATATTCGGTTTTCTAAAGACAAATCGCCATACAAAGCACATTTAGGAATATGGATGTCTTCAGCCGTCAAAGGCCTCAACCGAGCCGGATATTATGTACATATTGAAAAAGGAGCCAGTTTTATTGCGGGAGGATTTTATTCGCCTGAAGCCGAAGATCTGAAAAAAATACGCAAAGAAATTGCTTTTTTCCATGAAGACCTGGAAGCGATACTGGGAGATAAAAACTTCAAAAAAGAATTTGGCAGTCTGGATGTCAACGAAAGCAACGCTCTCAAAAACCCGCCAAGAGGTTATGAGAAAGACCATCCTGCCATTGCGTTTTTAAAATTAAAAAGCTTTACCGCTACCCAAAAATATGACATCGACGAAGTGACTCAAAAAAACTTCGTTTCGAAAATGAGCCAAAAACTCATCGCTTTAAAACCTTTAAACGAATTCTTTAATCGCGCTTTAGACATCGAAGAATTTTAG